The Coregonus clupeaformis isolate EN_2021a chromosome 35, ASM2061545v1, whole genome shotgun sequence genome includes the window TGAGAAACAATACAGAACCATACTTCAGGAAAGGTTTCAGAAGAACATGAGTTTGAGAATGAAGGGTATTGCACTCTTTTTGCTGGCACtatgctgctgtctgtctgggacACAGGGTCAGGGAGACCACGAGGACCAGAAAGCATGCTGCCCATCTGACACTGGTTCTCTGATGAAAGAACTGATATCTATAGGAGAGAAACTAGGAGCCATGGGGGAGAAACTGGGAACTATGGGGGATAACCTGAGACTCATGGAGACCCGGTTACAAACCAGTGAGAATGAAGTGGAGGAGCTGAAGAGACTAACTGGAGGTAATATAGCCCTTTTCACATTTGTCACCAACCTCCTATCCACCCATTGCTTCTCTGTCTATTATAGGGATTATCCTATATTTAACTTTCTAACAGCTTCTGATCTTTGAATACATTATTACAACTGATATGATATACAGTTCAATATAGATCATCTTATCCATCCTGTATCTCTCTCAGGCCGGCCTCAGGTGGCCTTCTCCGCAACTCTCCGGGAGACAGGCAATAGGAACACTGGACCTTTCACCACTCCCATTCCCCTGCAGTACAAGAAGGTCTTCTCAAACACTGGCAGCTCCTACAACCCTGCCACAGGTACTAGATATTCTGTATGTGTGTTGCATCATGTTGTGTGGTGTTGTGAAACTAAAAGCTATGTCCCTACAGGTATCTTCACTGCAACGGTCAAAGGAATGTACTTCTTCCGTTTCTCAATGATGAACAACCTGAATGACACTCCTAATTCTGTGGTGTGCTTGACCAAGAATGGGCAGAGGCTGGTGTCTGTCTGGGACACTGCAGGATCTGATGCCAATGACATTGGCAGCAACGCGGTGGTCATTCCTCTGGAGGTGGGAGATAATGTCTATGTTGAGTTGCAGGCTAACAGGCTGGTCTATGATGACGAGATGAACTACAACACCTTCAGTGGCTTCTTGCTCTTCACCATGTAAACATGGAACACATTTCAACAGCTAAATGGTTAAAATTACTTTATTTTCGTTAGTAGACATACAATAGTAATCTCTGCTTCATAGAACACTGTGGGGTTAAAATGCAGTGCAATAATGTATAAGAATATGCTGTCATCAGGTGGACATGTAACTgtataaatatatacaaaatCTATTGATTCTAGACGTAACTAAACATATTTGTACAGTAATGCTTCACTGAAGTGAAAAAATTTAATAACTTTTACTATATGTACATGAACTTACATCTGTCAATAAACTTTTAACCATTCATGAAAAAACATGAATTTACTATTAAGATACTTACTCTTAGTATGTGCACAGTAGTCCTACTCCTAAGTGCCATAACTCATGTCTGAATTCCCCCTAACTGAACTGGGTATTATATTGATCATGGTGAGGTACATTTGAAAGGAAGATACATGCATTTCAAAATGGATTTTCCAAGATACTGACAAAGTAAACTCAATTTATGAAGACCCTGTCAATCACATTTAATGTGTATGTAAATAAGTGAAAAATAAAAAGTGATTGTCACGTCAAATAATGTCCTGTAATCATATGAGTTTCAATTGACAGGGTATTTATTTCAATCATACGTTTGACATAAAAGTTAGTTGTGGACAGGGGTTTCAGATCTGAAATAAGTGTTTCCCATGTACAATCATGAAAGAACAGTAAtgtagggagagacagagggcagAGGTCATGGAGGCACATAAAGCATAGAGATCTGCATGGTTTATGATTATGTTATAAGCTAAATGCTAAACACGTTTACATTTCTTAAGTGACCTTTAAATGCCTTGCTGTCTTTAAGCTTCTCTTTTCTCAATTTTTTTCAAAGCAGGTCCATTTATTTGTCTTTTTGCGCAAGTCTGTATTTTCCCTATCTGTTAACCACCCAAAAAGTTTCCAGCATCTTGTGCAATATTTGACAAGTGCACCATTTAAAGGGAAAGACTGGTCTGAGAAACAATACAGAATGATGCTGCAGGAAAGGCTTCAGAAGGCTTTGAGAATGAAGGGTATTGCAGTCTTTTTGCTGGCACtatgctgctgtctgtctgggacACAGGGTCAGGGAGACCACGAGGACCAGAAAGCATGCTGCCCATCTGACACTGGTTCTCTGATGAAAGAACTGATATCTATAGGAGAGAAACTAGGAGCCATGGGGGAGAAACTGGGAACTATGGGGGATAACCTGAGACTCATGGAGACCCGGTTACAAACCAGTGAGAATGAAGTGGAGGAGCTGAAGAGACTAACTGGAGGTAATATAGCCCTTTTCACATTTGTCACCAACCTCCTATCCACCCATTGCTTCTCTGTCTATTATAGGGATTATCCTATATTTAACTTTCTAACAGCTTCTGATCTTTGAATACATTATTACAACTGATATGATATACAGTTCAATATAGATCATTTTATCCATCCTGTATCTCTCTCAGGCCGGCCTCAGGTGGCCTTCTCCGCAACTCTCCGGGAGACAGGCCATGGGAACACTGGACCTTTCACCACTCCCATTCCCCTGCAGTACAAGAAGGTCTTCTCAAACACTGGCAGCTCCTACAACCCTGCCACAGGTACTagatattctgtgtgtgtgttgcatcaTGTTGTGTGGTGTTGTGAAACTAAAAGCTATGTCCCTACAGGTATCTTCACTGCAACGGTCAAAGGAATGTACTACTTCCGTTTCACGATGATGAACAACCAGAATGACACTCCTAATTCTGTGGTGCGCTTGACCAAGAATGGCCAGGGGCTGGTGTCTGTCTGGGACACGGTAGGAACCGATGCCCAGGACAGTGGCAGCAACGCAGTGGTCATTCCTCTGGAGGTGGGAGATAATGTCTATGTTGAGTTGCAGGCTAACAGGCTGGTCTATGATGACGGGATGAACTACAACACCTTCAGTGGCTTCTTGCTCTTCACCATGTAAACATGGAACACATTTCAACAGCTAAATGGTTGAAATTACTTAATTTTTTTataagggctggattcaatccgtatcgcgttGACATTTAAAGACAATGTCCCCGCGTCGGCGGCAACTGCATTTACAGCAAACGCTGCATATGACGtgtcaattggaaattaccttaaAAATTTCAAGCACGCTACAGCGCAGATTTTCGCAGATATGGATTGAATCCAGTCCTTAAGTTAGTAGACATAAAATAGTAATCTGTAGCACACAGTGAGGTTATAATGCAGTAGAATGATGTGCTTCCTATCTTTTATTGTCACACTTTCCACAAGGCTGCTGTTCCACTACAACACATACTCTTTCACAAAATAAAATGTGTCATCTGGTGGACATAAGTAACTGTAAAAATAAAAAGCCATTGGCCTTAGAGGCAATTATACATTTTTTGTACAGTAATGGTTCActgagaaaaataaaaaaatacttccAAATTCATAGCGGTTACAATACATGCACATTAAACTTACATCTGTCAAATGTTTACCAACCATACTTGGTGCAAAAAGATTCCTTTATTATTAAGACACTTACTTTATTCACAGTAGTCTTAATTCACAGGGTTATTATTTTCTAAACCGTACATATGTCCAAAATAACTAGTAGGACTTTGAGGTTTTCCGATCTGAAATCAGAGAGTTATTTCACAAGAGCCGTAATGTACAGAGTTTAGTGGTTCAAGCACTATACAACATTTTCTGCAATGTTTGAAAGACATTTCACAAACATGGGTGTCTGAATTTCTGCACATCTGCTTGTTTGTGTTTCGATATGTATTCACAGTTCTGACCAAACCTATTCCTTTACTATGAGTTTGGCTGAACACAGTGCCTCCCCCTGGTCGTTGGTGGCCCTACAGGTGTAAATATCAGAGTCCTCTGGTCCAACTTGGGCCAGGACCAGGGTGCAGAACCCATCCTCTTCATACTCTATCTGCACCCGGGATGACTCCTCCAGAGGCTCCTCACCCCTCAACCACACCACCTCTGGGTCAGGGTACCCTGAAAGGAGAGGTcagaggggtgagagaagggatcagaggggggagagagagaggaaacatccAATGACAAGAGCTCAGGAAATGGAATGTAACAGTTACACACTAACTACTTAAAGTGTTTTACACAGCACGATGCAGCTGTGCGTCCTTGAGAAAGGGAGTTAGTTAGGCATGATTGCTCTTAATCAATGTCCAACTTTAAAACAAAGCATTTAAAATCTTTACAAGCACCAGCTGAAACTTAGTGAAAATGTGTAATTCGGTCAACCAAACATGTGGAAGCCGTTTGTAGTGTAAATCAGTGCACAGGTAGGTACCTGTGAGGTGACAGGAGAGGCGGGCGGTGGAGCCCTGGGAGGCTGTCTGGTCCGTTAGGGTCAGGGAGAACTGGGGCACCCCCTGGAGTTTGACCTCTAGAGACCGCAGGGCCTGCTCTGCCTCGGGACTCAGGGGACTGTCTGTCAGGGGTCAGACACAGGGTCAAGGCTCACAGCAGAGTCATAGACTGGTCAGCCAGACTGAGCACAAGTGAACCAATGGTATGCGTAGCTCCCATCTGGTTGACCGGGCTAACAGGGTCATATATCACGAGGAATGGTAGGGTTACGAGCCTAAAATAAGAGGAGAAAAACTGACATGGTTTGGATTGAGTATGGCAGGCTTTGGAAGTATGGCGGGAGGTCTCACCTTCTGTAGGGGGGGTGGGAGAGCCAGGCCCATCGGCTTTAGACAACAGAGCCATCCTCTTCAGCGCCAGCAGGGCCTTCCCTGTTTTCTACAGGAGATACACAGAGAGGCTTCAGTCAATGGGTTTCACACACCTACTGGGGTATGATTAAATAATGAAAGAACTGAAATGTACTAAAATACAAAGTATAATCTTGGTGGGGAACCCACTACCTACCTTCCACTTCTGCTTGGCGAGGTACCTCTTCATCTTCTCCTTGGAGAGACACTTGGTGGTCCTGGGGTCTGCTGAGATGGGCTCAGCTATCCAGGAGTGGACCAGAGCCTCCTCACAGGATATCCTGCGCCtgggtggggacagacagagagggttagaggacagaccgggagggttagaggggagacagggagggttagAGGCAAAAcagggagggttagaggggagacagggagggttagAGGCAAAAcagggagggttagaggggagacagggagggttgAGAGGCAAAAcagggagggttagaggggagACATCGAGGGCAGGTCCTTGAGGGATAGGCTCATCCATAGTCACTCAGAGACTATATATTGGTACAGGTATATGGTGTTGTCCCAGACCTTGGTTCCTTGTTGAGCAGGGAGCTGATGAAGTCTTTGGCCTGGTCAGTGATCTCTTCGAAACTCTCTTCGTCAAACTCCCACTGAGCACCAGTTACCAAGGCCAGGGTCTCTGCCTCACTGTTACCCTGGAAGGGAGACTCGCCACtcagtctgaacacacacacgtacacgtacacacacgtacacacacgcgcGTTTGAACTTGATATATGAGCAATAGCAATATATGGCCACTAGGTGGCAGAAAAGCTCCAGTTTGTCAAGCCCTGTTATAGGCAGAGAAGAAGAAGGTCTAATTGAGAATGAATGAAACAGAATAGTGCCTTAGTACTCACAATATGTAGCAGATGACTCCAATGCTCCACATGTCTGTAGCTAAGCTAACAGTCTCATAGCCGATCACCTCTGGAGCCACAAACTCTGGTGTCCCGTGCATCACCTTCAGGGGAGTGGAGGGGTCTGGAGGACAGACAACACCTCGGGATAATGAGGTTACAACACCTCGGGATAatgaggttgcatcccaaatggcaccctactccctacatagttcactaatTTTGAACAGGCCCTTTCTaacagagccctatgagcccttaTCAAAAGTTAttcactatataggtaatagggtaccatttgagacacagcccatacATACAGTggtatgaaaaagtatttgccccctttctaattttctctacttttgcatatttgtgatactgaatgttatcagatcttcaaccaaaacctaatattagataaagggaacataagtgaacaaataacacaacaattacatatttatttcataaacaaagttatgcaacacccaattcccctgtgtgaaaaagtaattgcccccttacactcaataactggttgtgccacctttagctgcaatgactccaaccaaatgcttcctgtagttgttgatcagtctctcatgtcgctgtggaggaatttggcccactcttccatgcagaactgctttaactcagtgacgtgtgggttttcaagcatgaactgctcgtttcaagtcctgccacaacatctcaattgggattaggtctggactttgactagccattccaaaacttccaatttgttgctttttagcaattttcatgtagacttgattgtgtgttttggatcattgtcttgctgcatgacccagctgcgcttcagcttcagctcacagacggatggtctgacattctcctgtagaattctctgatacagagcagaattcatggttccttctattaaggcaagtcgtccaggtcctgaggcagcaaagcatccccaaaccatcacaccaccaccaccatgcttgacctttggtatgatgttcttactgtggaatgcagtgtttggttttcgccaggcataatgggacccatctcgtccaaaaagttgactcaagtttgccaaaaagcacctggatgatcatcaagactcttggaagaacgttctatggacagatgattcaaaagtataactttttgtacgacatggttccagtaatgcctggcgaaaaccaaacactgcattccacagtaagaacatcataccaaaggtcaagcatggtggtggtggtgtgatggtttggggatgctttgctgcctcaggacctggacgacttgccttaatagaaggaaccatgaattatgctctatatcagagaattctacaggagaatgtcagaccatccgtctgtgagctgaagctgaagcgcagctgggtcatgcagcaagacaatgatccaaaacacacaatcaagtctacatgaaaatggctaaaaagcaacaaattggaagttttggaatggcctagtcaaagtccagacctaatcccaattgagatgttgtggcaggacttgaaacgagcagttcatgcttgaaaacccacacgtcactgagttaaagcagttctgcatggaagagtgggccaaaattcctccacagcgacgtgagagactgatcaacaactacaggaagcatttggttggagtcattgcagctaaaggtggcacaaccagttattgagtgtaagggggcaattactttttcacacaggggaattgggtgttgcataactttgtttatgaaataaatatgtaattgttgtgttatttgttcacttatgttccctttatctaatattaggttttggttgaagatctgataacattcagtatcacaaatatgcaaaagtagagaaaattagaaagggggcaaatactttttcataccACTGTATATCAGTGAACAGAGAGGCAGAAATTTGAGCTCAAAATCTTTTCAGGGACATCATTCATTTTCCAGGTGTTGCAATGCAAACCAACAATGCTTCCAAAACATGCAGCACCATTCAACACCCTTGGCTCTGTCCCTCAGCCAGCCCCACACTCACCCAGCTTGCTGGCCAGGCCAAAGTCAATGATCTTGATGCGCGTGCCAGTGTGGTCAACACACACTATGTTTTCAGGCTTCAGGTCCAGGTGGACTATGTGCTGCTGGTGCATGTAGCCAATCCCCTCTACGATCTGTTGCATGTAGCGTACACTGGCCGGCTCTGTGTGCACAAAGCTGTCGTCCACTATACGCTCAAACAGCTCACCTCCAGCAAtgctgcacacatacacaaacaatcACAGGATCAATAAGGTTGTAATTTAAATttgattcaattcaattcaaattaacTCAATTCACATTAGTGACACCGGACCTCATGCATTTACTTCTACAGGGCTCTATGGCTTCCACTGCCATGTATTGTGGTCAATGTTTGTTGTCTAGATACTGTACTTACAACTCCATGACCATGACCATCTCTGGCTTGAGATCATAGGCCCCCAGACACTGGACCAGTTTGGGGTGGTGCAGGTAGTTCATCAGCTTTATCTCTTTACGGGCCGCCTCCCTCTCCTTGGCACGCCGGCCCTTATAGAACTTCCCGGCACACACACGGCCCGTCTCCTTGTGGGTCAGTTTGAACACCTGGCCAAACTTCCCCCTGTGGAGTGTCACAGCAGATACACGTCGTTAACTAGAAAATTACATTTCCTGAATAAAATGTGGTTTGCTTGCTCCTCTTTAGGTGTTTTTCATGGTAATGAAAGCAGTTGTAGTGAAGGCTGTAGTAATAATGGTAGAAATAGGGTTTTCATAGGCTACGGGTTAGTGATAGTGACCTATTTTGGAATGGTTGTAGGTGTGGAGTTATTATAATGGGTTATAGTAGGCTGGTATATTAGGCTAGAGTGAGTACTATATCATCATAAGCCATATAATGTGTTTTTAAGCTCTCAAAATGTTTTGTCTGAAAGTTGCAGCAGTGATTTCAGTTTTGAATGTTGAAGCCTGCATTCCGACATTGAAATGAATGGGGATACAACCAGCTTTATAGTTTATGAAGTAGGAATGATAGCAAAAAGCTGTGTTGAAGGCATCTAAATTGAGTCAGTCTGCACATGTCAACGTTGGGGTGGTGTTTctagctgtggtcagtagttgggtggttgtggtcaatagctgtggtcagtagttgtatggttCAGTAGTTGCGGTCAGTATACAAGCAACCTATTCCAGACCGGTCTGCACGTTTGAAAGTTTGAATGACGTTTCTAGCTGAAAACGGTGGAGGACTAGTAGTCATTTTTCCCATTCAAATCTATTGCCCCTGAAAAGCATTGGGATTTATGCAATAGTGGTAGTGTGCAAAGTAtaagtagtatatatatatatatatatatatatatatatatatacattttttattctCAAGCAACAGTACCAGTGCCagtctgcacattttaaagttatTTTGGTATTGGTAGCGTTAACGGTTCAAGAGCAGTGGCGTAGCCAAATACTTCCCATTCAAGCCTATGGCGCTGAAAAGTGGTATAAAAAAGGTTTTCCAAGCACACCGCGGAGGGTCAGCCTACACGTTTTAAAGTTGTTTATCTAGTTTTAGATGTTCAAGAGTAGCCTGGAGTGTTTTTTTTAACCCATAATAATCCTTTCCCCAAAACATTTATAAATACTCAAACCTCCCGCGGGCCGGATTGAATGGGCTCGTAGGCCGGATCTGTATTTTGCCCACACCTGCtatagacatacagtaccagtagaaagtttggacacacctactcactccagggtttttctttatttttactattttctacattgtagaataatagtgaagacatcaaaactatgatataatatatcaagtagtaaccaaaaacaaatcaaaatatattttatatttgagattcttcaaagtagccaccctttgccttgatgacagctttgcacactcttggcattctatcaaccagcttcatgaggtagtcacctggaatgcatttcaattaacaggtgcgccttattaaaagttaatttgtggaatttctttccttcttaatgcgtttgagccaatcagttgtgttgtgacaaggtaggggtggtatacagaagatagccctatttggtaaaagaccaagtccatattatggcaagaacagctcaaataagcaaagagaaatgacagtccatcattactttaagacatgaaggtcagtcaatatggaaaatgtgaagaactttgaaggtttcttcaagtgcagtcgcaaaaaccatcaagcgctatgatgaaactggctctcatgaggatcgccataagaaaggaagacccagagttatctctgctgcagaggataagttcattagagttaactgcacctcagattgcagcccaaataaatgcttcacagagttcaagtaacagacacatctcaacatcaactgttcagaggtgactgcgtgaatcaggccttcatggtcgaattgctgcaaagaaaccactaccaaaggacaccaataagaagaagagacttgcttgggccaagaaacacaagcaatggacattagaccagtggaaatctgtcctttggtctgatgagtccaaatttgagatttctggttccaaccgcgtaggtgaacggatgatctctgcatgtgtggttcccaccgtgaagcatggaggaggaggtatgatggtgtgggttgctttgctggtgacactgtcagcgatttatttagaattcaaggcacacttaaccagcatggctaccacagcattctgcagcgatacgccatcacatctggtttgcgcttagtgggactatcattagtttttcaacagggcaatgacccaaaacaaacctccaggctgtgcaagggctatttgaccaaggagagtgatggagtgctgcatcagatgacctggcctccacaatcacccgacctcaacccaattgagatggtttgggatgagttggaccacagagtgaaggaaaagcaggcaacaagtgctccgcatatgtgggaactcctccaagactgttggaaaagcattcctcatgaagctggttgagagaatgccaagagtgtgcaaagctgtcatcaaggcaaagggtggctactttgaagaatctcaaatatattttgatttgtttaacacttttttggttactacatgatttcatatgtgttaattcatagttttgatgtcttcactattattctacaatgtagaaaatagtacaaataaagaaaaacccttgaatgagtaggtgtgtccaaacctttgactggtactgtacatgtgaaCCCCATGGACCATAATGCAATTGTAAATCGGTGCCAAACTGTCTGTAAAGCCCATGTATAATCATGGCTCCAGACCAACTTCCTCCATCTGGAGATCTGAGCTAACTGGAGATCTGACCTAGATCTGCCCAGGAATGTAGAGGAAGGGTGGCTTTCTCTGAGTTttccctgaccatgtgacctgaccaggaaaaactcaggggttttcctggtcaggtcattgTCAGGAAAAACTCAGGGTCTCAACTACAGAACTAGAATGAagagattctatttctatggtcctAACCACTAAATTACTTAGACAACTCTCTGCCTTTGTACTGTATGAGTTCAGAGGACGGAGAGCTAGAGTTGGGTGTTAGTGGAGATACATACACATGTAAAGAAATGGTAGAGTGAGTGGGTCAGAAAATTAAACCACATCCCTCATTCTGACTAAACGGAGCTGATCAGTGTTGCTACATGGTCTGTCTGTTTGAACACTTCTCTGGCAGGCCCAGCGAtattctcccctcctctctctgttgacTGAACACTGAATCAACAAGTGTTTTTGTCAAGGCCTGATCAGCCATGCCTTTGACATTTCAGAGAGGAGGGAACTTTTTTTTTCG containing:
- the LOC121550555 gene encoding complement C1q-like protein 2, which produces MSLRMKGIALFLLALCCCLSGTQGQGDHEDQKACCPSDTGSLMKELISIGEKLGAMGEKLGTMGDNLRLMETRLQTSENEVEELKRLTGGRPQVAFSATLRETGNRNTGPFTTPIPLQYKKVFSNTGSSYNPATGIFTATVKGMYFFRFSMMNNLNDTPNSVVCLTKNGQRLVSVWDTAGSDANDIGSNAVVIPLEVGDNVYVELQANRLVYDDEMNYNTFSGFLLFTM
- the LOC121550554 gene encoding complement C1q-like protein 2, whose protein sequence is MMLQERLQKALRMKGIAVFLLALCCCLSGTQGQGDHEDQKACCPSDTGSLMKELISIGEKLGAMGEKLGTMGDNLRLMETRLQTSENEVEELKRLTGGRPQVAFSATLRETGHGNTGPFTTPIPLQYKKVFSNTGSSYNPATGIFTATVKGMYYFRFTMMNNQNDTPNSVVRLTKNGQGLVSVWDTVGTDAQDSGSNAVVIPLEVGDNVYVELQANRLVYDDGMNYNTFSGFLLFTM
- the LOC121551734 gene encoding myosin light chain kinase, smooth muscle isoform X2, with the protein product MENRGSKLLLSSNNDSVFRPTSSNTPSPGGTRKVSTEVTPKKRASSGTASLQFKDPPSLIEARLGETAHLTCVFSGSPPVVSCWIRNKEPVVDGSELWVESSDQSSTLVIAEPGPEHAGRYTIVVRDRKSSAQHTVVLSVIERPQSPASSPVVSLLSVSPLCLVLSWSGPCYDGGSAVLGYVVEVKRKGPAESGDWSELTAHCKSTSYKVRSVLEPQAEYCFRVRAYNVVGVSEPSEESQLIKMEQKAEPQEEESPRTYEDVTIDSTHKVTDHYNVLEKLGVGKFGQVFKLTHKETGRVCAGKFYKGRRAKEREAARKEIKLMNYLHHPKLVQCLGAYDLKPEMVMVMEFIAGGELFERIVDDSFVHTEPASVRYMQQIVEGIGYMHQQHIVHLDLKPENIVCVDHTGTRIKIIDFGLASKLDPSTPLKVMHGTPEFVAPEVIGYETVSLATDMWSIGVICYILLSGESPFQGNSEAETLALVTGAQWEFDEESFEEITDQAKDFISSLLNKEPRRRISCEEALVHSWIAEPISADPRTTKCLSKEKMKRYLAKQKWKKTGKALLALKRMALLSKADGPGSPTPPTEDSPLSPEAEQALRSLEVKLQGVPQFSLTLTDQTASQGSTARLSCHLTGYPDPEVVWLRGEEPLEESSRVQIEYEEDGFCTLVLAQVGPEDSDIYTCRATNDQGEALCSAKLIVKE